CGGATTTGTGTTGAACTGATTTCAATCAGTGGTACATCGACCCACATCACTGGGTATTGACTTTCCTTTGGAAATCCTGCTCTAGCCACCCCTACAAAATGAACCAATTTTACTAATTCGTCAATCCGATACCATTTTGGAAGGTAGTCTACCATGTCTCCACCAATAATAAAATAGTATTCATAGTCAGGATGCCTTCTCTTCAATTCAATTATTGTATCAAAGGTATAACTTACTCCGCCACGTTCCAACTCAGCAGTTTCCAAATTAAAAAGGGGATTTCCTGAAATGCTTAACTCAACCATCATTCTTCTCTTATCAGCCGCTATTGCATCTTTATAATCGATGTGTGGTGGCAAAGAATCCGGCATAAAAAACATCTTATCCAAATCCAGTTGATTTGCAACTTGATCCGCGATTATTAGATGACCCATATGGGGTGGATTGAAGGTACCTCCCAAAATACCTACTCGTTTTTTCTTACTATTCTCATTTGGCTCAACTACAGGATTAGTCTGAGCAACTGATTTCACGAGTGTACTAACATTCATCTATTAACACTCCCCATATCCTCCATATTAAATATTGCGTAATTCAGTTGAAACTTTACGATTTTCTTCTTTAGCTGATTGGCGATATAAAACAAGTACATGACCGATAACTTGAACTACAATAACGTCAGTGTTTTCTGCTAAATATTCAGCCACATCACTCGCTTCAAAATCTGAGCCTTGCAATACATTAACCTTTATTAACTCACGTTTATCCAAAGCAAATTTAATTTGTTCAATCCACTTATCTGAAATTCCTTCTTTACCAACTTGAAAAATTGGTCTCAAATTATGTGCTTTAGCTTTTAGAAACTTTTTTTGTTTTCCGCTTAATAAATTCATTTAATTCTCCTTAAATCATTGCGCGTCTAATTGTCACAGATACACCTTTTGGTGCCCATCCAGCAACTACAGCACCTGTTGGGATAGTTATCCAGCCTAAACCTGAAAAGACTAAATCGCTTTTTTGAGCAGTTTTGAATTCAAATCTCACTAACTCGGGTATTTTTTTCAATGTTTCCTCAGAAGGAGGCTGCAACAATTCACCAACATGTTTAGCATACAATGTATCCGCATTTTCTAATTTTGTTCGGTGCAACATCAAATTATTATCTGTGTAAACAACAATTCCATCTTTTTCACCAGAAATGTAATCAAACCGTGCTAACCCACCAAGAAAGAGCGTTTGTCCTGCATTCAATTGATATACACGCGGTTTTATTTCTTTTTGCGGTGAAGCAATATTAAGTTCCTTACCGCTAAGAAAATGTGCCATTTGATGTTGATGTATTATCCCCGGAGTATCAATTAACAAGTGCTCATCATCTAGCGGTATCTCTATCTTATCAAGCGTTGTTCCTGGAAAACGCGATGTCGTAATCAATTCACTTATTCCTGTTTGTTGCTTAATAATCTGATTAATCAAAGTTGACTTTCCAACATTGGTCACACCTACAACGTACACATCACGCCCTTCGCGATACTTCTCGATCAAAGAAAGGAGCGTCGCTATTCCATGATTTTTCCCTGCACTTACCAAAGCCACATCTACTGGTCTCAATCCAACTATATTAGCACTTTGCCTAATCCAGTCCTTCAACTTTGTCCGTTTAAGTGACTTAGGTAACAAGTCCTCTTTATTTCCAACCATCAAAATTGGATTCTTACCAACATAACGTTGAATACCAGGAATAATCGAACCACTAAAGTCAAAGATATCAATCACATTTACAATCAATGCGTCTGCATCACCGATTTGTGTCAAAATTTTCAAGAAATCATCATCTGTCAAGCTGACATCTGAGACTTCATTATAGTGACGCAACCTAAAACATCTTTTACAATATAATTCTTTAGTTTCAACTTGTTTTTTCAAAGCGGAAGTAGGTACATAACCTAATCCATCTGGATTATCACTTTGAATTAATGAGCCACATCCAATACAATATAGTGCCTCAGTTTCATCAGTCATTCAATGAATGCCCCCAAACTTCTTTTATAATATTTTTCTTTTGCAATCTTTTTTTTATTATTTTTTCTAAAAAACGATTTAATTTTGTATTCCAGGCATCTGTTTCAACAAGCGGTTTAACCCAGATACTCTTTATTTTAGCAGCATTAGCCGCCGCAACATCTGTAAGTAATTGATCACCAACCAAGACAATTTGACTGTCTTCTAAATTTAATTTTTTCTTAGCCTCATTGATTCCCTTCGTTAGCGGCTTCATAGCTCGTGAAATAAAAGGTAATCCTAAAGGTTCAACAGCTTTTTCAACGCGTTTCTTATTATTATTCGAAACAACAATTACGGGAATCTTTTCAGCATTCATGACCTCAAGCCACTTTCGCAACTCAGGAGTGCCATCCGGATTATTCCATGCAATTAATGTATTGTCTAAGTCAGTTAAAACTACTTTAATGCCCATCTTCTTAATCTCATCTGGTGTTATCTCATATATTGAGCTAATCATCCAAGTTGGTTTGAAACAAGTCAGCATTTGGTTCACTCCTAAATTAATCCTTTTGCTTGTTAATTATATGCTATGAACCCTACTTAAAGCAAAAAAATTACGTTTATTAATAAATTTTTCAATGTAAAATAAAAGGGCTGGGTCAAAAGTTATGACCAGCAGCCCTTTAGCGATAAAGTATAACCGTGTTTCATAAGATAAGATTCCTAGACTAGTTTCAAATCACACAGCAAAACAAACACACTGCTTGTAATTTGAGTCAATACTCTAGCTTAACAACCTATGTTCCACACTCATACTTATCTGCAAAATTATTTTGCTAATGCTTGCTTTGCTTCTTCAACAAGTGCTGTAAATGCTGCACTATCACTAATTGCAAGATCTGCTAACATCTTACGGTTAACTTCAACTTCAGCAAGCTTCAATCCATGCATTAATTTGCTGTAGCTGATATCGTTCATACGAGCAGCTGCATTGATACGAGCTATCCATAATTTGCGAAAATTTGTCTTCGTCTTACGACGATCACGGAAAGCATACAAGTATGATTTCATAACTTGTTGCTTAGCTACCTTGAATTGGATGTGCTTTGAACCGCGGTACCCTTTTGCTAATTTAATCATTCTTTTACGACGTTGACGCGTAACTGTTCCACCTTTAACACGTGGCATGATAATTCCTCCCTTATATATTCGAGGTGTTTATCTTTAATACACCTTCGAAACGGTCTTTTCTTCAAGACCTCATCATCAATTTTATTTTAATTAGTTCATTTGTGAAAGCATCTGCTTGATACGTTTCATATCCGAGCTAGATACCATTGATGCCTTGCGTAATTGACGACGTTGTTTCTTTGTCTTTCCGTGGAATCGATGACTTGTAAAAGCGTTTGAACGCTTTAATCCGCCATCTCCTGTACGCTTGAAACGTTTTGCTGATGCGCGATGTGTTTTTTGTTTTGGCATAGTACTTTCTTCCTCCTATATTAAAACCTATTTTTCGGCTTTAGGTGCCAGCATCATGAACATGCTGCGTCCATCCATTTTTGCTCTCGATTCAACAGTTGCAACTTCTTCAACTGCTTTTGCAAATCGATTCAAAACATCATAACCGATTTCTTTATGAGTAATTGCGCGTCCTTTGAAACGGATTGATACTTTTACCTTATCTCCCTTACCAAGGAATTTAAGCGCATTATTCAATTTTGTATTAAAGTCGTTTGTGTCAATCGTAGGACTCAAGCGAACCTCTTTAACATTGATAACTTTTTGATTCTTTCTAGCCTCACGTTGTTTCTTTTGCAGCTCAAACCGATATTTACCATAATCCATAATTCTGGCAACAGGTGGTTTCGCCTTTGGAGCAACTAAAACGAGATCAAGACTAGATTGTTCAGCTAGCTTCAATGCTTCTTGTTTGGTTTTAACCCCAAGTTGGGAACCATCACTGGCAATTAAGCGCAATTCACTTGCACGTATGCCTTCATTTACCATCTTATCTACTGCTATGATGCTTCACCTCCGTTTAATATCAGAGAAAATGCAGAAAAAAACCGGGTAGCTTAACCTAAGCTACCCGGACTAATCTTCACTTCATCAATTCGAAATAAATATCATCTGCCCGTGAACTAACTGTTCGCTAGGCGAGAAGCGGGTTGCTTCTGCTTTTTCTCAACTCTCTTACTATACATTGCTAACAAACTAAAGTCAAGTATTATTTTGTACGACTATAGCTTGCAATATCAGCTAGAATTTCATTAACAAATTTATCTTTTGAGACATTCACTGTATTTTTTTCACTATAGCGACGAACTGCAACTTCATTTGAGGCAACTTCTTGATCACCTACAACCAAAATATAAGGAATCTTTGTAACCTGTGCCTGACGAACTTTGTAACCCATTTTTTCATTTCTGTCATCAATTGATACACGTACATTAGCTGCTGCCAAACGATCACGCAATTCTTCACAATATTCCAAGTGCAAATCATTTTTAACAGGAATAATCGTAACTTGTTTTGGTGATAACCATGTTGGGAATGCACCCTTATACATTTCTGTTAAGTAAGCTGTAAATCGTTCCATAGTTGAAACAATTCCGCGATGAATCATAACTGGGCGGTGCTCCTCACCATCTGCGCCAATGTAATGTAGGTCAAACTTTTCAGGTAATAAGAAATCTAATTGAATAGTGGACAATGTCTCTTCTCCACCCAGAGCCGTCTTTGTTTGAACATCAAGTTTAGGGCCATAGAAAGCTGCTTCACCTTCTGCTTCAAAATACTCTAATCCTAGATCGTCCATCGCAGCCTTAAGCATTTTTTGTGATTTTTCCCACATCTCATCGTCATCAAAATACTTATGTGTGTTTTTAGGATCACGATAGCTTAAGCGGAAGCGATAGTCAGTGATATC
Above is a window of Liquorilactobacillus hordei DSM 19519 DNA encoding:
- the yhbY gene encoding ribosome assembly RNA-binding protein YhbY, whose translation is MNLLSGKQKKFLKAKAHNLRPIFQVGKEGISDKWIEQIKFALDKRELIKVNVLQGSDFEASDVAEYLAENTDVIVVQVIGHVLVLYRQSAKEENRKVSTELRNI
- the rplT gene encoding 50S ribosomal protein L20; this translates as MPRVKGGTVTRQRRKRMIKLAKGYRGSKHIQFKVAKQQVMKSYLYAFRDRRKTKTNFRKLWIARINAAARMNDISYSKLMHGLKLAEVEVNRKMLADLAISDSAAFTALVEEAKQALAK
- the infC gene encoding translation initiation factor IF-3 gives rise to the protein MVNEGIRASELRLIASDGSQLGVKTKQEALKLAEQSSLDLVLVAPKAKPPVARIMDYGKYRFELQKKQREARKNQKVINVKEVRLSPTIDTNDFNTKLNNALKFLGKGDKVKVSIRFKGRAITHKEIGYDVLNRFAKAVEEVATVESRAKMDGRSMFMMLAPKAEK
- a CDS encoding YqeG family HAD IIIA-type phosphatase — translated: MLTCFKPTWMISSIYEITPDEIKKMGIKVVLTDLDNTLIAWNNPDGTPELRKWLEVMNAEKIPVIVVSNNNKKRVEKAVEPLGLPFISRAMKPLTKGINEAKKKLNLEDSQIVLVGDQLLTDVAAANAAKIKSIWVKPLVETDAWNTKLNRFLEKIIKKRLQKKNIIKEVWGHSLND
- a CDS encoding nicotinate-nucleotide adenylyltransferase, whose product is MNVSTLVKSVAQTNPVVEPNENSKKKRVGILGGTFNPPHMGHLIIADQVANQLDLDKMFFMPDSLPPHIDYKDAIAADKRRMMVELSISGNPLFNLETAELERGGVSYTFDTIIELKRRHPDYEYYFIIGGDMVDYLPKWYRIDELVKLVHFVGVARAGFPKESQYPVMWVDVPLIEISSTQIRWNIQHKCSIKYLVPENVENYIKEEGLYLE
- the yqeH gene encoding ribosome biogenesis GTPase YqeH, with amino-acid sequence MTDETEALYCIGCGSLIQSDNPDGLGYVPTSALKKQVETKELYCKRCFRLRHYNEVSDVSLTDDDFLKILTQIGDADALIVNVIDIFDFSGSIIPGIQRYVGKNPILMVGNKEDLLPKSLKRTKLKDWIRQSANIVGLRPVDVALVSAGKNHGIATLLSLIEKYREGRDVYVVGVTNVGKSTLINQIIKQQTGISELITTSRFPGTTLDKIEIPLDDEHLLIDTPGIIHQHQMAHFLSGKELNIASPQKEIKPRVYQLNAGQTLFLGGLARFDYISGEKDGIVVYTDNNLMLHRTKLENADTLYAKHVGELLQPPSEETLKKIPELVRFEFKTAQKSDLVFSGLGWITIPTGAVVAGWAPKGVSVTIRRAMI
- the rpmI gene encoding 50S ribosomal protein L35, which gives rise to MPKQKTHRASAKRFKRTGDGGLKRSNAFTSHRFHGKTKKQRRQLRKASMVSSSDMKRIKQMLSQMN